The following is a genomic window from Trachemys scripta elegans isolate TJP31775 chromosome 7, CAS_Tse_1.0, whole genome shotgun sequence.
agccattgcttttttttatttgtgtaaaaggaagacagtgatattgaattggcaaattccccatagaaacaaagagtggaacaaaagaaaaataaaggcacttcaacttttcctcatttatggaggacagtcttataatatgcatccagatatcctccaatcacacaagctgaaaattgttccactttactgcagttctgtaaccatatgggaaccaaccCTGTCTGTTCTATGCACATCCAAAAtccctgctgaatgacccaccctgggagcaagttaccagtgacccagggctggggtggaaggagggtgcagcgGGGGGGagatcccagggctgggacagcaggggctgcgggtggagggggcagagcccagggctggggcagcagggggtgtgtgggtgggggggaactcagagctggggcagcacggggtgtgtgggggggagagcccagggctgggatggcagagGGGTGCGGGTTGAGGGgggcagagcccagagctggggcggcagggggatgTGGGTGAGgggaggcccagggctggggcggcagggggtgcaggtgtggggggggagagcccagggctgcggcagcaggagggtgtgggggggagcccagggctggggtgggggcagccaaaaatttttttgcttgggacagcaaaaaacctagagccagccctgggggggagggcaagtggggcaatttgccccaggcttcgcaggggcccccatgagaatatagtattctatagtattgcaactttttttttatggaaggggcccccaaaattgctttgccccaggccccctgaatcctctgggtggccgtGGCCAGGGGACAGCATTAAGGACTCGGCTGCTCAGGACAAAGAGTCAGGGACCCAGATAGAGAGTTGGGGTCCAGGAGGCCTGGGGAAGTGAGGCTGGTGATGGACTCTGAATTCAGTATTGCCTTTCCTCTATTCACCTAAGGGCCCTTTGGTGCTGGATTCCAGCTGACTAACAATCCCCAGCTTGCTCTGAAAAGCCTGCCCCATCTCACAGCAGATCCTCCCTGATGGCATTGCTCCCTGACGAGCAGAAGTCTCTGCCAGGGGTCCGAACCCATCAGAACTCCCTGGGAGTGCCAGTGAGAAACAGGGGAGCTGGAGCCTGAGGGCCCAGTCCTTGAACGGTGGAGCCACGGGGCTCACCCTGGCAAAAAGTTGAGTCCAGGGTCTGGCATGTTAAAGGGGGCACTCCCAGAAGAGACTGTACAAAGGCTGAGGCATGGGACCCCGTTGGGCTGTATCTATTGCGCACGGCATCTCCCACACCCATCACTGTGGCATCCTGGCACCTACCCGGTCGGGCATTAAGCAACCTAACTAAGGTCTGTCCTCATTCTCTCTCCCACCCGGCCCCAGGGTGTGCAGTGCAATGCAGTGAGGGGGGCCTGTAGGGAAGGGTTCTGGTTATACCAAATCTGCGCTCCCTGTGTGTTTCCAGCAGAGAATGCTGCTGGGAACCTGTCACAGGAGCTGGCTGGGATGGTccctggttgggggagggggagggtgttgTGCTCCCTCACCAGAGGAAGTTCTCTTTCCCCAGATACCAGAGGGATCACATTGAgcatggggagaggggtgagTTGTGACaatgtggggtggggacagggactcTCAGCTTCATACTAGCTGCCTCATACAGGCACCATCTCCAGTTCCTCCAaggttctgtccctggctgggGGACGGGAGTGGGGTTTAGTGGTtaaagctgggagccaggactcttgggttctgtccctggctgggggatgggagtgggggtttagtggttagagctgggagccaggactcctggattctgtccCTGTCCATCCGTATCTGTTTTGTGTCCAAGATGGCTGATGGGTCACTCAGCTATGCTCTTcctgaaatcttgtcctccctcgGCTCCAGTGACTGTGtcttctcctggttctcctcctacctctctaatcATTCCTAGTGTGTCCCTTGGAGGATTTTCCTTTCTGTGGGTGTTCCACAGGGCTCTGCCCTTggcccccttctcttctccctcttccctttaGTTCTGGATAATCTCATCCTcgaacacaaattcaactaccatctctatgctgctgactcacagatctacctctctgCTCCAGACCTGTCCCCTCCTGTCCACACTGAAAtctctgcctgtctctgccaTCACCTCGTGGCTGTCTGTCGGTCGGCTCAAACACAACATGGCTAAACCAGAGCTCagaatctccccctccctcctactgCCTTTCTCAGTCACTGTGGACACCACCCCCATTCTGGCTGTTACTCAGGCCCCTAACCTGGGCATCAACTTCATCTCAGACCTCTCTAGGTGCTCACATCTAGGCTGTGGCTAAATCTCCCCAGTTCTTTCTTCATAACATCTCTAAAGTTCAGCCTTTCCTAGCCAAGAAGTGGTGTATTGGGCTCGgactcagggctcctgggttcagctcttccatgcctcagtttccccccatgcAATAGCGACGGCACTACTGCAGGGGATGCTGTAAGGATACAAACGTAAATGACCACAAGAGGCCTGAGGACAGTGATGGGAGGCCTATAAGCACCTTGGTAGACCTCTAGGGGTCCCTGGGAATGTCAGATGCTGACATAATGCCCAGTTCCATCATATGGGGAATAAAAGTAACTAAGGGCTCAAACATTTTATTGCTTCTGTCAGCCAAGTGTATTACATTCAGCAGGGCTCCTTGCACCCTGCCAttcaccccacagctccctgggtGCCACCTGCCCATTGTTCTCgatttcagggactccctccaATCTCCCCCCTGCCAGGCTCTGTCTGCCCACCAATCTCCCACTGCTACCTGGCACTCTTCCCGCACATAACACCGGgatcccctttcttccccccaccaGAGGCTCTGTTCACCCCTTCTCCATTCCTCCCCATGCCACAGTCCCCCGACCTCTCCCATGCGGGGGGCTGTGGATACCCTCTCTGGTTTTTGGATTTCCCCCCAAATCCATAGGGCTctgcccagtgcttaatttgtaatgaaaggggCTCAAACAATTCTTTTATATTCATACCtgatacagcaaacagaggtgctggggctaggaactgccatgcccagaggtgctggggctaggaactgccatgcccagaggtgccggggctcaacccTGGCACAAATAAGCACTGGCTCTGCCTGTTGTGGACATTCAGCCATTGTGGAATGGACTGGATGCAGTGTTCAAAGGTTATCACATTATTGACACAAACACAGGGTTGAGTAGGGACTTTCCATGCTCAGtcaggcagagctggggccaggagggtGGATAATATTTGTATCAGGGAAACCCCTGGGGGCCCCAGGCAGggattggggccccactgtgctggatACAAAACAGTGTGTGTGCTTGGTCCCCATGAGTCGCATgctgccactaggggctgctaAGGTCTAAGCTTGCACCCAAGCCAGGAGTCAATGCTTGCCAGCATGAAAGCCCAGGGTGGAGGAGCAGAAGCAAGAATTAGTGGGTGTGCAGGTGGCTGGGGACCACATCCCCGTGCTCCATTATGcatggtgctggggaggggggtacgTAGGGGAGTGATGCATTGTCTGCCTGCCAGCCCTTGCAAAGGCCCAGTGAGGCGGCACTAACACAAACAGGCACTTCCTGGCCTCCTGTGGGCAGCAGGCATAGCTGCTACAGCCTGGGCCTGTGTCTGTTGGGAACttgaaaccccccaccccctccatgcagcacagtgccccctagtgaGGGGTGGGGCCCTGGAGTCAGCGCTGACTGTGAGGCCAGAATGCCCTCTACTGAGCCCCCCTATTctctgcagcacagtgccccctactgCCACGCTGGAGCATTGGTGTCAGAACTGACtgcgaggggagagcgccccccaccccactgcttgCAGCCCAGTGCTTTGTGTCTAGTTACCATGTCTCCATAGGCAAAGTTTCTGCATGCCAAGTAGCCGCCCTGGCTTCCTACTGTGCTCCTGGctggtgggttggggaacagccccctccccagatCCTCCCAGCCTGGAGGCTCCTGGGTTTTgtagagctggggagagagagctggatcGCTGCTGTCCGCTCTTACTTATCATGGCCTCAGGATCCGGACATCTGCTTCCTGGCCTGGCTTGGcagccctttgtctctgagatgTGGCTGGGCAGGAAGGGACGGCGGGACCCATCCCTGTTCTGAGCAAGACATGGAGAACTAGTTACTTCATGGAGCCTGGGCTATCCAATATCCAGCCACCTACAGCCTGTCCCCTTTGAACACAGCCCCTGCTAGCTCAACCCTGGGCTCTTCCACAGCCCTGCCTGGGCCCCTCAGtcctaacccacagccccctggTATCTCCACATCCCTTCTTCGGTGTCCCAAGGCTCCTAACCTTGTATCCCCTGCAGGCACTGGACATTTCTATGGGGCTGGGCCATGGTGAGTGGATATAAATCACCCTAAGAACATAGAGgttaagcttgtctctctctctctctccccccccccttcctttctaCAGCTGAACTGGTGtttcactgaaactttttttctttactgttgCAAATCGGGAACTCCGACACTTGGAGCTGAAATCTAGATAGCAAGGAACTGTGACATTCCCAAAATAGAGAAAATAGGACATTGCAAACTCAACAAATCCTGTAATCTAAACTGAACCGACTCAGGATATGTAGGAACTGGAACAATTAGAGTCCCGGAAAGAAAATTACAATaagctctctctcccctctctcatcACACTGGGGCCATACCGTGTAGGACCCAACGTTCCGGGCTCAGAGAAGCAGGAAATCACCAATCAGGAGACACGAACTCTGCCCAAAGTagcaattttaaaacattttttatttttacttcttttGGGGGAGGGTTTGCCCTAATCTCCCCGTCCCCTGAGTCAAACTGCTCTCACTACATCGCGGGGTTGGAGTTAgcacctggggggagaggggttgctgAAGAAGCCAGAGAGAcgctgcttgggggggggggttgcacccaaaatgcatttttgacCTTCCCCCCCCAGTAACCAGATCCATTCCCTAACCCCCAAAGTCTGCACTGGGATCTTCACGGaggtgaaaccccccccccatcctctgcaGCACCCCTTCCCCAGATCCCAGGGGAGAGACCCCTGCCACAGCCTGCGCGAGGGGGGAATCCTCTGCTCTCCAGTCCTTCTGGTGGGGGCGGTTgggtgaagtcactgggagcagcTCCCTTGAGGGGGGGCTCCTGGCCCCTTGCGAGAGTACAGTCCTGGGGGGCAGGCCCCTGGGGAGGGCTCTAGTCCGGGTGGGTCCCGGCCCCCCGGGGGAGTCTCTAGTCCTCGGGCGAGCAGGCCAGGTGCAGCTGGTCCGGGCTGCCCACGCTGCCGGTGCTGGAGCTACCGTCGCCCAGGTCCCGGGGCCCGCAGGGCAGGCTGAGCTCCGAGGAGCCGACGGGGCTGTTGTCGGCGCGGGCGGCGCATTCCTCCTCCAGCGCCAGGCAGAGCGCCTTGAGCTCCAGGTTATCGGCGGCCAGGCGCTCCTGCAGCCCCTCCAGCCCGGCCAGCTTGTGCAGGCAGGAGGCCAGCTCGTCCCGCAGCACCCGGGCCGCCTGCTGCCCGAACAGCTGCCAGTCCCGGGCCAGCCGCTTGGCCTTCAGCCGGTCGTCGTCCAGGAAGCAGCAGAGGTCGCGGAGCTCGCGGTTCTCGGCCGCCAGGCGCTCGTTCACCTGCTTCAGCTCGCGGATCTCCCGCAGATGCTCCTGCAGCTGCCGATTGACGCCCTGGATCAGCCGCCCCCGCTGCACCAGCGCCGCcagcttctccgcctcctcctgcCGCAGCCGCCGCACCAGCTCCTCCTTGCTGTAGCCGCCCAGCTCCGAGTCGCTCAGCTGGGCCAGGGCCCGGCTGGCCGCCGGCTCGCCGGCCTCGCTGCCCATCGCGCTGCCGCAAGGTGGTTCCTgctcccccgccccttccagcGCCGCCACCCCGCCTCCTCCCGCCCGCAGCTTCCCCTGGCGCAGGCCCCTGCTCCTCCGGGGCGCACGGGCCCCCCTAGCCACAGGCCTTGGTTCCTTCGGGGCGCACAGAGCCCCCCTTCTTCGGGGCCCCCGGGACCCCCAGCCACCGACCTTGGCACCTTCGGGGCGCACGGAACCCCCCTTCTTCTTCGGTTAGGGCGCACGGGCCCTACCCAGCGACCTGAGCTCTTTCGGGGCGCACGGGCCCCATTGGGCCGCGGAATCGCCTCTTTTGGGGCGCAGGCTCCCTCCCAACCACGCACTTTGGCTGCTCGGAACCGCACGATCCTCTTTTTTGTCGCGCAGGAACCACCTTCGAGGACGATTCTCggcttttggagggggggggcgcGACCCCCGTCTCCAAGACGCACCGTCCCCAGCGCAGCCAACTGCCCCCTTCCAGCGGCGCGCTGCTCAGGGGGGTccgggctgcaggggctgagcccggcggagggagaggaggatggtTCCCCCCTTCCCGGGGCGGGGGATCCCGGCAGAGGGTGCGCGCCCCCGCGGTGCTGGTGTCTGTCGGGGCTCAGTGCAGCCGGCGCATCCTGCGGCGGGGACCCGCCGGGGCGGGGGCTGGGTAGCGGGGCTGCGGCTCGGAGCGCTGCTGGAGgaacggggaggggggaggaagccgTGACGTGGGAATAACAATGCGAACGGCACAAATGCCAGCAGCGGCACCGCATCCCCCAGCCCGGCCGGCGGGCGGGCtggctctggggcggggggaggctacGACGGGTGGGGGCAGATgacaggcggggggaggggtggctagAGTGTGCCGCTCGGGCCAGGCTGGGGGTCTAGATTGGGTGGGGGCAGCGGCGGGAGGGGGGCGTGACAGGTGCCTGTGATGGAGACGGGGACGCGGGGAACTCgggtttgggggggaagggaaggggaaggagggcggggggACTAGTGCATGGCAGGAGCGAAGGACTAGGGCAGGTTAGGTGGGTAAAGGGGAGGAAGGGCTGGGGACGAGGCGAGGCGAGGGGTGCTGGGTGTGTaggaaggaggtgggggcaggTGTTCAGTGGGAGGGCAGGTCTCCCCCACGGATGTATCGGGGGAGCTGAGTGCGCTGGGGGAGTACAGCCTGTCCCTATAGCACCCCTCCCATATTGGGGCCTGCTCTGACTGCTTCCTACtgagcccacccccacccccaccccagccacttCTCCCATCgcccagctgtgccccccccacacacacacactctgttctGAACAggcggggaggggctgcaggaatCCTGTCCCAGAGACAGGAAGGATGTTGGGCTACAATGGAAAAGGAGatacggggtggggggaggaaggaagtgcTGTTAACCCTTCGGGCCCCAGGCAGGCCTGGATAGGGAGAGGGGTgctaacaaccccccccccccacacacacacacagagggacgCCAGGAAGGGGGCTGCTGTCTGGGAAGGGGCTAAGGGAAGAGGTAGAGGGCAAGGAGCAAAGGGgctttgaacccaggtctctggggGAGGATGTTCTCCAGCAGGGAGGAGGTCTGGGTGGGAGTTGAATCTAGGCATCTGGGGGGCGTTTTCTAGCagggaggaggttgggggggtggaacccaggagtccggagcATGATTCctagcagggagagggctgggggttcaatatcaggaggggggggggaatctctaGCAGGAAGTGGGGTTTGAACCCCGGAATCCAGAGGTCATTCCCTAgcagggagcaggggttggggagtAGATGGGCCATGGTTGGCAGATAGATCCAGATTCCTGCAATGCCGAGACTGTTGGGAACAAAGGGCCTTTGTGTTCCCGCTGGGacttgggcgggggagggaagggaaactgGAACATGGGCACAAGGCAGGAAAGGGAGAGGTGGGACgagaggctgggaatgggagacccCAGCGCACTCCACTCGGGGTTACAGAATGCCCCCTCCCCGCGAGATCTCCAACTGGGCAGGACCAGGGCTGGCCTAGGAGACCAGGAGAATCCAGCTCTGCAGAGaatgggggcggcgggggcgTTCTCCCTCGGATTCAGGGCTGACCCCAATGCCCCCAGCACAGTGCAAGGGATTCTTACATAAAcagcccccaggcctcaccccacgtggctgcatctcagctccCAGCGAGGGATCGCTCTAAAAACAGAGGGAAAACTGGCTGCAATTGAGCTGCTAAAGAGAAAGCCGGGGAGTCTGCCCTCTTCACAGCCTCAGAGGGGAGAAAGCTCCCGCGAAATCCTCCCTGTAACTGCAGAGGACAAAGGAGACCCCAGGGACACCAGATGCAGCCTGCAGAGGGGCGCGCCGGGACCTTCCGCAGTTCCCCTAACCCATGTTAAATCACAGGCTGGAGTAGCGGCAGATCCAGATCGGCGTCTGCCCATCCCTTCCAGAgctagggacagaacccaggcgtcctggctccgtGTTGCTCACACCCAGATGGCTCCGCCCCGTGCAGGGTGACGCGtgcagccatgctgctgctgcgACCTGGAAGCAAACAGCTCCGGGGTCATATGGAAAGTGTCAATCGGGGGACACCTCCGCAGGTTCGTCtttgtgctgggggtggggggagctgggagccaggactcctgggttctgtcccctgccctggcatgggagtggggtctagtggttagagcagggtggggctgggtgccaggacgcctgggttctgtcccaactctgggaggggagaggggtctagTGATTAacgcagagtggggctgggtgccaTAACTCTGGGGTTCATCCCCAGCTCTAGTAGGGGAGTGGGTCTAGTAGTTaaagtggagtgggggtgggagtcaggactcctgggttctctctcagctttgggaggggagtgggtctaTTAGAGAAGGGGTTCTACAGGCAGGACTCTCTGGCTCTCAGTTACTGTATCAGGGGTGGTCCCCATGGTGCGACTGTCCCCCTGCTCTACTAGACCCACCCCACTttgcccccttctctccccacaggCTCCCTGTCTCTTCTCCggaggccagcagggggcagctgggagtttgggtgctgctCCTGGAGCCTTGGCCAGGCTGAATTGGTGCCGTGGGCCATGACCAACGACTTGGACATCTTCGTGGGGAACACCACGCTGATAGATGAGGAGGTGTACCAGCTCTGGCTGGATGGGTACTCAGgtatgggggttggggggctggaTGCCAGGATTCTGCCCCGGCCTGTGGGGGGAATTAGGGTCTAAGTGGGCTAGAGCAATGGGTGACTGGAGGTCAGGACTCCAGGACTctacccccagctctgagagAAGAGTAACTCTGGGCGAGTGTTTCCCTCCCCAACAacccatctgtgcctcagtttaccctgtTGCTTTGCTAATGCCAAGGAGGGAAGTAGGATGGTTGTCCCATTGACCCTGTCCCCCGATAGCGGGTGGTGATAGATGAAgtcttgccctgcccccccctccatGCATTGATCTGACTTCTGAGCCCCTTACCCCTCCCAGTGAGTGATGTGGTGGGGGGTTGACCCTGCTGACCTCAGCCCCTTACCCCTCCCAGTGAGTGATGCGGTGAGCCTGCGGCTGCGCAGCGGGATCCTGGAGCAGACGGGGGCCACGGTGGACGTGCTGCAGAGCGACACCATGGATCATTACCGCACCTTCCACATGCTGGAGCGCCTGCTGCACACCCCCTCCAAGCTCATCCACCAGCTACACTTTCAgatccccccctcccgccaggcCATGCTCATTGAAAGGTGGGGGGGtatggggctgggagaggagggggttgggCCCAAGGCTGGAGGGAGGCCAGACGGAGGCCAGGAGGCTGGGTGGGGAAGTGATGGGGGCAAGGccaggagggaagaggggaggttGGGGAAGTTTGGTCCAaggctggggggaaggaagggaggaggaaactgggcctgaggctagggggaaaagctgggcccaagtgtggggggagggcggaagCCCAGCCCATggctgaatgggggaggggaagctggacCAAGTTTGGGTGGTGGGTGTGTGTCTGAGGTCCCACTGGGGGAGTCTGAGGCTCTGGGGGCACAGGGGTGTCTGAAGCACAAGtggagcagagagggggcagCTGAGGTGTGTGGGGTATGGGTGTCTGAGGTGCCCTCTGTCTCTCACTCCTGCGGCGGCAGGTACTATGCCTTCGACGAGGCCTTCGTGCGTGAGGTGCTGGGCAAGAAGCTCTCCAAGGGCACCAAGAAGGACCTAGATGACGTCAGCACCAAGACAAGCATCACCCTCAAGAGCTGCCGGCGCCAGGTATGGCTCAGCCTGGGGCTCCCATGAGCCTCTGGGGCAGCAGTTACCATTAGACCCAAGCTGGCAGCTCTATGAGTCTCTCGGACAGTGGCCCCTATCAGGTCACAGGCCAGGGGTTCCCAAGAGCCTGTAGGGCAGCAGCTACCCTCAGGCCCTGAGCCGGCAGCTCCCATGAGCCTCTGGGGCATCAGGACACAGGCTGGGGATTCCCATGAGCCTTCTACACCATGACACCTATCTGGACCCTGGCCAGGGGGATTCCCAGTATCCTCTGGGGCGGTGTCTCCCATCAGGCCCCAgggtgggggctggctggctcagggtggggggaatgggatACGGGGCCCTTCCCGTCTAGGGCTCTGactctgtcttcccctcccctccccccactggtgTCCTCCTCAGTTTGACAACTTCAAGCGGGTGTTTAAGGTGGTGGAGGAGATGCGGGGGTCCCTGGTGGAGAACATCCAGCAGCACTTCCTGCTTTCAGACCGGCTAGCCAGGTAACAGGT
Proteins encoded in this region:
- the CCDC85B gene encoding coiled-coil domain-containing protein 85B, giving the protein MGSEAGEPAASRALAQLSDSELGGYSKEELVRRLRQEEAEKLAALVQRGRLIQGVNRQLQEHLREIRELKQVNERLAAENRELRDLCCFLDDDRLKAKRLARDWQLFGQQAARVLRDELASCLHKLAGLEGLQERLAADNLELKALCLALEEECAARADNSPVGSSELSLPCGPRDLGDGSSSTGSVGSPDQLHLACSPED